The Kosmotoga olearia TBF 19.5.1 sequence GCGATAAAGGTTCTCCCGTAACTCACGCTGTCACCTGGCTTTAAAGTTTTGACGTAAGATACAGCGCTTTTCCATGTTAAAACGGGCTTAAGTTCCGGAATGACGAAATCTCCGGAAGGTTGCAAACCGTAACTGGCTATGCCAAGTCTTATATAATTATATTCCTCACGGTTAAACCGCAATGAACCCGCGCTGTTACATAGATGTTTTACAGGAATTTTTATCCCTTTGCTTTCAAGGGTTTTCACCGCGGATTCAAAGGCTTTTCTCTGCTCTATAGAAAACTGTTCTATTGCTTCATCAGCGACGGCAAAATGTGAATAGATTCCTTCTATGCTAAACCCATTTTCCAGAAGGTATTCTATCAGCGATGTGCATTCGTTAGCAGAGGGACCGATACGCTTCATTCCGGTATCCACATTTACATGGACCTTCAGTTTTCTGATCTGGTTACCAAGGACACTTTTAATTCCTTTCATCTGTTCTATCGAGTAGGCTGTGATTGTAAGGTTATTTTCAAGTGCTAGAGAGGAGTATTCTGGATCAAAATAGTTAAATACCAGTATGGGAACGTTTATTCCATGGTTTCGCAGTTCGATTCCTTCTTCTAAGAAAGCCACAGCCAGCATGTCAATACCGGATTCAACAGCAGCTTTTGAAATTCCAACAGCTCCATGGCCATAGGCGTTGGATTTTACCACGGCCATAACTTTTGTGGGTGAAACTTTTCGCTGGAAAAACTCTAAGTTTTGTTTGTAAGCTTTCAGATCTATTTCCAGATAGGTTCTCCTGCTCAACATATACACCCTTGAAAATAAAAGCGCGCTTTGCGCGCTTTTATACTGCTCTCTGGACTTTTCCGGCTTTAAGACATTTGGTACAGACTCTCATCTTTTTGACTTCGCCATCAACTATGACTTTGACCTTCTGGACATTTGGTTTCCACCAGCGTTTGTTTTTCTTATTGGAATGGCTGACAGTATTACCTGTAGTCGGCCTTTT is a genomic window containing:
- the rpmB gene encoding 50S ribosomal protein L28, with the protein product MSKVCEICGKRPTTGNTVSHSNKKNKRWWKPNVQKVKVIVDGEVKKMRVCTKCLKAGKVQRAV
- the alr gene encoding alanine racemase → MLSRRTYLEIDLKAYKQNLEFFQRKVSPTKVMAVVKSNAYGHGAVGISKAAVESGIDMLAVAFLEEGIELRNHGINVPILVFNYFDPEYSSLALENNLTITAYSIEQMKGIKSVLGNQIRKLKVHVNVDTGMKRIGPSANECTSLIEYLLENGFSIEGIYSHFAVADEAIEQFSIEQRKAFESAVKTLESKGIKIPVKHLCNSAGSLRFNREEYNYIRLGIASYGLQPSGDFVIPELKPVLTWKSAVSYVKTLKPGDSVSYGRTFIADRKMVVSTVPVGYGDGYSRGLSNRGEVLIGGKRCKILGRVCMDQFVVDVTHLHKKPKIGDEVVLIGSQGEERITVEEIADLLNTINYEITCTITARVPRLYTGKE